A DNA window from Patagioenas fasciata isolate bPatFas1 chromosome 1, bPatFas1.hap1, whole genome shotgun sequence contains the following coding sequences:
- the LOC139826025 gene encoding histone H3: MARTKQTARKSTGGKAPRKQLATKAARKSAPATGGVKKPHRYRPGTVALREIRRYQKSTELLIRKLPFQRLVREIAQDFKTDLRFQSSAVMALQEASEAYLVGLFEDTNLCAIHAKRVTIMPKDIQLARRIRGERA; this comes from the coding sequence ATGGCGCGTACGAAGCAGACGGCGCGTAAGTCGACGGGCGGGAAGGCGCCCCGCAAGCAGCTGGCCACCAAGGCTGCCCGCAAGAGCGCGCCGGCCACCGGCGGCGTGAAGAAGCCGCACCGCTACCGGCCCGGCACGGTGGCGCTGCGCGAGATCCGGCGCTACCAGAAGTCGACGGAGCTGCTGATCCGCAAGCTGCCCTTCCAGCGCCTGGTGCGCGAGATCGCGCAGGACTTCAAGACCGACCTGCGCTTCCAGAGCTCGGCCGTCATGGCGCTGCAGGAGGCCAGCGAGGCCTACCTGGTGGGGCTGTTCGAGGACACCAACCTGTGCGCCATCCACGCCAAGCGTGTCACCATCATGCCCAAGGACATCCAGCTGGCCCGCCGCATCCGCGGTGAACGTGCTTAA